In Actinacidiphila yeochonensis CN732, a genomic segment contains:
- a CDS encoding galactose-binding domain-containing protein, with product MGVTRRVFLQAAVAATAVGATAGVQTAGAGAASAASAAGDVVGKVTVGYQGWFACVGDGAPINAWWHWSANSGQAPSPSNTTIVAWPDVREYTHTYQTGYAALGNGQPATLFSSYDQQTVDTHFLWLQQNGIDTAALQRFNPNGSEGPTRDAMAQKVRSSAEKYGRKFHIMYDVSDWTNMQSEIKTDWTNKMQAHTASSAYAVQNGKPVVCIWGFGFNDNQRPFAADACLDVVNWFKAQGCYVIGGVPTWWRTGDRDSRAGFSDVYHAFHMLSPWMVGRIGSVADADNFYTVATVPDLAECAAYGIDYQPCVLPGSVTGRQRAHGDFMWRQFYDHVRAGVKSVYISMFDEFNEGNQICKTAESQAWVPTNSGFLALDEDGTACSSDYYLRLTGDGGRMLKGQLALTATRPTQPVVSGSGTGGSPNTDLALHKSTSESGHTQVYASGNAVDGDPNSYWESTDNAFPQWFQVDLGSAAQVRRLVLTLPPSTAWGARTQTLGVTGGTDPGQLGQLAASAGYTFDPATGNTATITLPSTATARYLRLTFTANTGWPAGQLSGLQVYSG from the coding sequence ATGGGTGTCACGCGTCGGGTGTTCCTGCAGGCGGCGGTGGCCGCCACCGCGGTCGGGGCGACCGCCGGAGTCCAGACCGCCGGGGCCGGGGCCGCGAGCGCGGCCAGCGCCGCCGGCGACGTCGTCGGCAAGGTGACGGTCGGCTACCAGGGCTGGTTCGCCTGCGTCGGCGACGGCGCGCCGATCAACGCCTGGTGGCACTGGAGCGCCAACTCCGGCCAGGCGCCCTCCCCGTCCAACACCACCATCGTGGCCTGGCCGGACGTCCGCGAGTACACCCACACCTACCAGACCGGCTACGCCGCCCTCGGCAACGGCCAGCCCGCCACCCTCTTCTCCTCCTACGACCAGCAGACGGTCGACACGCACTTCCTGTGGCTCCAGCAGAACGGCATCGACACCGCCGCCCTCCAGCGCTTCAACCCCAACGGCTCCGAGGGCCCCACCCGCGACGCGATGGCACAGAAGGTGCGCAGCTCCGCCGAGAAGTACGGGCGGAAGTTCCACATCATGTACGACGTCTCGGACTGGACCAACATGCAGTCCGAGATCAAGACCGACTGGACGAACAAGATGCAGGCCCACACCGCCAGTTCGGCCTACGCCGTGCAGAACGGCAAGCCGGTGGTGTGCATCTGGGGCTTCGGCTTCAACGACAACCAGCGGCCGTTCGCCGCCGACGCCTGCCTGGACGTGGTCAACTGGTTCAAGGCGCAGGGATGTTACGTGATCGGCGGGGTGCCCACCTGGTGGCGCACCGGAGACCGCGACTCCCGGGCCGGGTTCTCGGACGTCTACCACGCCTTCCACATGCTCTCGCCGTGGATGGTCGGCCGGATCGGCAGCGTCGCGGACGCCGACAATTTCTACACCGTCGCCACCGTGCCGGACCTGGCCGAGTGCGCCGCCTACGGCATCGACTACCAGCCGTGCGTGCTGCCCGGCTCGGTGACGGGGCGCCAGCGCGCCCACGGCGACTTCATGTGGCGGCAGTTCTACGACCACGTGCGGGCCGGGGTGAAAAGCGTCTACATTTCCATGTTCGACGAGTTCAACGAGGGCAACCAGATCTGCAAGACCGCCGAGTCCCAGGCGTGGGTGCCCACCAACTCCGGCTTCCTGGCGCTCGACGAGGACGGCACCGCCTGCTCCTCCGACTACTACCTGCGGCTCACCGGCGACGGCGGCCGGATGCTCAAGGGCCAGCTCGCGCTCACCGCCACCCGGCCCACCCAGCCGGTGGTGAGCGGTTCGGGGACCGGCGGCAGCCCCAACACCGACCTGGCCCTGCACAAGTCCACCTCCGAGAGCGGCCACACCCAGGTCTACGCCTCCGGCAACGCGGTGGACGGCGACCCGAACAGCTACTGGGAGTCCACGGACAACGCCTTCCCGCAGTGGTTCCAGGTGGACCTCGGCTCGGCGGCGCAGGTCAGGCGGCTGGTGCTGACCCTCCCGCCGTCCACCGCCTGGGGCGCCCGCACCCAGACGCTCGGCGTGACGGGCGGCACCGACCCCGGGCAGCTCGGCCAGCTCGCCGCCTCGGCCGGCTACACCTTCGACCCGGCGACCGGGAACACCGCGACGATCACCCTGCCGTCCACGGCCACCGCCCGCTACCTGCGGCTGACCTTCACCGCCAACACCGGCTGGCCGGCCGGGCAGCTCTCCGGCCTCCAGGTCTACAGCGGCTGA